The Anastrepha ludens isolate Willacy chromosome 2, idAnaLude1.1, whole genome shotgun sequence genome contains a region encoding:
- the LOC128871768 gene encoding E3 SUMO-protein ligase RanBP2, which translates to MYKTKKEVDAHVRTALSKLRSETERQLRSFTIAKLYYKINEYSSAEQYLRSYLSVKEDNDQAHKLLGQCYQRFKKPDKALQSFQRSLQLNPKQPDVLADVCQLLLEDGNLNVNKAKYWCELAESEKVQHDAVFSLRLKLMNKENLETNQVEDLIQKEISARPNDVQLRVRLMRNYIEQNKVLDAFKYVYNLEMSLQDNFTSNSEWYNIVWLVLNKYEQMPNSKKDWEFWLLLIICLERQVNISFSLTSGSATGGLTETANLLFNLDQYLFKATQLADKLCAQRELVNVFLDHYRGQMLIHATALIFKRELLQNKNKWKETTKMVLPLLLLAFQTDVPDNRDPWMKHSDEQGKQMLQLWNREGSFRCAQAGRTLLSCIAEESATNKENATNQINNLLGNNPPLWSNSDELLSQIRQTCSDKQWRRNVFALLYCNSDQKVKEQTSLLIKSPKLNEPVFELPTYADVERLEEAAQYLKPQSLQHMVYLCLGNDNLAYVRAKYFSGLNFSTQNLAFCGAESLNQLDLDTFLYAATIQAKRTFQVEREAFDNYNSGNHSSSGRPRILPFVNLQGQLSTAEQANWWLAAYQVYKNLSSENLAELRANLQFGIEAVRGVNGPKIDMIIVFKLGQLFVARAQDIVKPIEKSFLEARAENIYKYGLNMVKMNNKGVLEPFRKYFKYAKANTSVVEREVFNAAEDAVSYLASRYFKKAEYEDLIEELAGIQLPFATYLQAEAYRKLDEANKTPKKAKRMYLDRASECLNQTLNLLKNTGTNPDHPLNSIIHTELKRLQQATMKFINEGSPGTVHNNSSTYEDAETDFYYETSLSATPAINRSRREANASALIASPRNNEMENLVKQMAKTLSFVKEELVDTIKPEMLSMRKEITSLKEKITSLEDAMKRTRISSNPPSRDDASNVLDDLYMIEDALQSQLYQPPAHPHMNVTGSMFGGVGNGPNAPPPGGVHNSFVPTQQSQQQAAQQRNAMHLQPNAMAAYNSPMFNPNYPMNYYPQPYMMPQPPAPPGPAGGMLGQRNALPMPYMDPSLNFSMTPSTPLLPAPPQEGRPSNLYGLLTQPQQPPPAPPQFPQLSVPSNIASLVPPVTANAALNPPTVGGLPPSISSQLTPASAPIQFNKALNNQPVEKGPPANVVITSSDPLPNPNRAALLTQQPTLSVTIPPHHIKSSLVATTEGSAQNPPIQPIVSQSGNTITNGMGGSSGGFTGFGFSSASTVTQSPFSVTFSNNFATSASSAISIFSGSSGKSVNSTLPSTTLSTTTFSFKPQIDQAQAQAAAAAGENSSVDSFTMLNKTSSSFSGEANKSSADSEVEYDARPDFKPIIPLPDEIEVRTGEEDEDVMFCCRAKLYRFVDKDWKERGIGDMKILKSKEGSSRILMRRDQTHKICANHKITKELILTTHTSEKNGYIWVANDFADEELKMERFFARFKLQESAQQFYNAFKKAQKEAEELDRKKEATILEEQKEKEKPATQQSQPTPFGLTKGVVSNFTTSTPAAKTIADKLPAATQSSTVSTTATANALISGGVSKSLFGGFALKSENVTNVADSSKGELPKPTSSPFANFSFDKIGTGTSAASLAAASSTTTITTASPFANIFSNLGKPGTSTSSPFSIVNLPTFQSPITTSAPTTTQTSTTAITTTSLNKSSASDAEDEYVPTAAFNPVIPLPDLVEVSTGEENEIVLFEHRAKLLRFDKETSEWKERGIGNIKLLQDKDDVNKVRLVMRREQIHKLCCNQRLYKNTVFKYAKNSQTALTWAGRDFSENELVTEMLTVRFKLSETCKQFHEAVIKAQANMSDKADEDNVKSVAAEKQQKQKQIEKSEDKENTAKGFGDAFKPKIGSWNCTACYIMNTSDKQYCIACESPKDGTVPKKEATNVLLTNPPKASFVFGFSPAATGGATEPAQAPESSLIFGKPAATSSTLTMATTTLNSATSSTTPATSTPSSTKSGFGDQFKPKVGSWNCQGCYLSNTADAVYCKACDAPKDDTVPKKESKNDVLALSNPTQKFSFGFGAVTASPTTSAAGANALVKPASTGGFAFGAAPPEPGLSLFGKVTNTTSADLSKTFAFTPSTATITTTGSNIPLLSKPTFSFSMQSKAMDTPAMLVPSGAGGESTTTFSLDKKDFNFTLKPKSPGKSGKSPMRFGGGGGDADVAADDGDDGDYQEEENNTYFTPVIPLPEKIDVKTGEEDEELLYVHRAKLYRFVEGEWKERGLGDVKILRHKQTKKLRVVMRRDQVLKICLNHALNEEVEYKRKDDKSWLFVVNDFSEGSVELQQLSLRFKTKEVAQGFMDAVKNAIDGTAVAIDNEGSIFTDTTTNITENVKSEKKVLENLPIAGLSDADRVTADKLQLPYEFFTAQPTCAGCRGCDPDKFIFPVVKEKFVSEKDSEMTLKPMELPTLSLPNRLILKQSALSPLALTPAATALTTSASNVTATPKAGESSIFSGFGGVNSTAFGISGEKTASAFSFTAAMNSANKDDENKLGTPSGGFLFGNSANTGGGSSLFGGATGQSKSIFGNAANSLSKPADSTTASETDKPKSIFSGTGGTTGNSSVFASKPVFGSGSTSIFDGKSTPSNEVAKPIFGSSTNAQGGTSIFGGSTFSGFGNTLNAQSSIFGVSNNTNTSNAKINNTEGSLFGGIAKESTAAAPSFIDISNQSDVIDFATLASLAKADGTDEADETPTNKLAENPGPGGFIGLTDQDAFSSFAKPGDAKNSTKNADNENYDPHYDPIIALPDEIEVKTGEEEEFKIFCERATLYRFDANAKEWKERGVGMLKILEHNTKHTYRMILRREQVFKLVLNTAIGPDFILNNMKNNPKSFIFASLNYAESAEGILEKLVVRFKTVDLGKEFKQKFNECIEAAKRHIEGTED; encoded by the exons ATGTACAAAACCAAGAAAGAAGTGGATGCCCATGTGCGAACTGCGCTTTCGAAATTGCGGTCAGAGACTGAG cgtCAGTTACGCAGTTTTACCATCGCCAAACTATACTACAAAATCAACGAGTATTCTTCTGCCGAACAATATCTTCGCTCCTACTTGAGTGTAAAAGAGGATAATGATCAGGCCCACAAATTACTCGGGCAATGCTATCAACGATTTAAGAAACCAGATAAGGCACTACAGTCTTTTCAGCGATCCTTGCAGCTGAATCCAAAGCAGCCCGATGTTTTGGCCGATGTCTGTCAACTGTTATTGGAAGACGGGAACTTAAACGtaaataaagccaaatattgGTGTGAGTTAGCTGAGTCCGAAAAAGTGCAACACGATGCAGTATTCTCGCTGCGCTTGAAGCTGATGAACAAAGAAAATCTGGAAACCAATCAAGTTGAAGATTTAATACAGAAAGAAATCAGTGCACGTCCAAATGATGTGCAATTGCGCGTACGACTTATGCGCAATTACATTGAGCAAAATAAAGTGCTTGATGCCttcaaatatgtttacaatcTTGAGATGAGCCTGCAAGATAATTTCACTAGCAATAGCGAATGGTACAACATCGTCTGGTTAGTGTTAAACAAATATGAACAGATGCCAAATTCGAAGAAAGATTGGGAGTTTTGGCTCTTGTTGATCATTTGTTTGGAACGGCAAGTGAATATCAGCTTTTCCTTAACGTCAGGCTCTGCAACCGGTGGCTTAACTGAAACTGCGAACTTGCTCTTCAATCTGGATCAATATCTTTTCAAAGCGACACAATTGGCGGATAAATTGTGTGCCCAACGTGAACTGGTCAATGTGTTTTTAGATCACTACCGCGGCCAGATGCTAATACATGCAACTGCTTTAATATTCAAACGCGAACTATTACAAAACAAGAACAAGTGGAAAGAAACCACGAAAATGGTTCTGCCATTACTACTATTGGCGTTTCAAACAGATGTGCCTGACAACAGAGATCCTTGGATGAAGCATTCGGATGAGCAAGGCAAGCAAATGTTACAATTGTGGAATCGTGAGGGATCGTTTCGATGTGCTCAG GCCGGCCGTACTTTATTGTCCTGCATAGCCGAAGAGTCTGCTACTAATAAAGAGAATGCCactaatcaaataaataatttgcttgGAAATAATCCTCCATTATGGAGTAACAGCGACGAGCTACTGTCGCAAATTCGTCAAACCTGTTCGGATAAACAATGGCGGCGCAACGTATTTGCTTTGCTTTACTGTAATAGTGACCAGAAAGTCAAAGAACAGACTTCTTTGTTAATCAAAAGTCCAAAGCTAAATGAACCAGTGTTTGAATTGCCCACCTATGCTGATGTAGAACGGCTCGAGGAGGCCGCACAGTATTTAAAACCACAGTCTTTACAACATATGGTATATCTTTGTTTGGGCAATGATAATCTAGCCTATGTACGCGCGAAATATTTTAGTGGCTTAAACTTTTCCACCCAAAACTTGGCGTTTTGTGGTGCTGAATCACTAAATCAATTAGATTTGGATACGTTTTTATATGCGGCAACCATTCAAGCCAAACGGACCTTTCAAGTGGAGCGTGAGGCCTTCGACAATTATAACTCTGGCAACCACAGCTCCTCTGGCCGACCTCGTATATTGCCATTTGTTAACCTGCAAGGACAGTTAAGTACAGCGGAGCAAGCTAATTGGTGGCTGGCTGCATATCAGGTATATAAGAACCTAAGTAGCGAAAATTTGGCCGAACTGCGTGCTAACCTACAGTTTGGAATAGAGGCTGTGCGTGGCGTCAATGGCCCGAAAATAGATATGATCATCGTTTTCAAATTGGGGCAGTTATTTGTGGCACGCGCGCAAGATATAGTAAAGCCAATAGAGAAATCCTTTTTGGAGGCGCGCGCCGAAAACATTTACAAGTATGGACTAAATATGGTAAAAATGAACAATAAAGGTGTACTGGAGCCATTCCGTAAATACTTCAAATATGCTAAAGCGAACACATCTGTTGTGGAGCGTGAAGTTTTTAATGCGGCTGAGGATGCTGTTTCATACTTGGCATCGCGTTACTTCAAAAAAGCCGAGTATGAGGACTTAATTGAAGAGTTAGCCGGCATTCAACTGCCATTCGCCACATACTTGCAAGCAGAGGCTTATCGTAAACTAGACGAAGCCAATAAAACGCCGAAGAAAGCTAAACGCATGTATTTGGATCGAGCTAGCGAATGTCTTAATCAAACATTGAACCTCCTGAAAAACACAGGAACCAACCCTGATCATCCCTTAAATTCCATAATACACACCGAATTGAAACGTTTACAACAAGCGACAATGAAGTTCATCAATGAGGGTAGCCCTGGAACCGTTCACAACAATTCCAGTACATACGAAGATGCCGAAACTGACTTCTACTACGAGACATCACTGTCAGCTACACCAGCAATTAATCGGTCACGGCGTGAAGCAAACGCATCTGCATTAATTGCTTCTCCACGTAACAATGAAATGGAGAATTTGGTAAAACAAATGGCCAAAACTCTAAGTTTCGTCAAAGAGGAATTGGTTGATACCATCAAACCCGAAATGCTCTCAATGCGAAAGGAAATCACTTcgcttaaagaaaaaattactagCCTTGAAGACGCTATGAAGCGAACACGTATTTCATCGAATCCGCCGTCGCGGGACGACGCTTCAAATGTGCTGGACGATCTCTACATGATTGAAGATGCATTGCAAAGTCAATTGTATCAACCGCCTGCACATCCGCATATGAATGTCACCGGTAGCATGTTTGGTGGTGTCGGTAATGGCCCCAACGCCCCACCACCTGGTGGCGTGCACAACTCGTTTGTACCAACACAACAATCGCAGCAACAAGCTGCTCAACAAAGAAACGCGATGCATTTACAGCCGAACGCCATGGCAGCATACAACAGTCCCATGTTCAACCCGAATTACCCCATGAATTATTATCCACAGCCATATATGATGCCGCAACCTCCTGCCCCACCTGGTCCAGCCGGTGGTATGTTGG GTCAACGCAATGCACTTCCGATGCCATATATGGATCCCAGTTTGAACTTTAGTATGACCCCGTCGACACCTTTGCTGCCTGCTCCACCACAGGAGGGACGTCCTAGCAACCTGTACGGCTTATTGACTCAACCGCAACAACCGCCACCTGCGCCACCTCAGTTTCCACAGTTATCTGTACCAAGCAACATTGCTTCATTGGTGCCACCCGTTACAGCAAATGCAGCATTAAACCCACCAACGGTTGGTGGTTTGCCGCCATCAATATCTTCACAGCTAACCCCAGCTAGTGCTCCGATTCAATTCAATAAAGCACTCAATAACCAACCTGTTGAAAAGGGTCCACCTGCTAATGTGGTAATCACCAGTTCAGATCCCTTGCCAAATCCAAATAGGGCAGCTTTACTGACACAACAACCCACTTTGAGTGTCACAATACCACCACATCATATCAAGTCCAGCCTCGTTGCAACGACTGAAGGAAGCGCCCAAAATCCACCAATACAACCAATTGTTTCACAATCCGGTAATACCATCACAAACGGTATGGGTGGCAGTAGTGGTGGCTTTACTGGTTTTGGTTTTAGTAGTGCCAGTACAGTCACGCAAAGTCCATTTAGTGTTACTTTTAGTAACAATTTTGCAACATCTGCATCATCAGCAATATCAATCTTTAGCGGAAGCAGCGGAAAGAGTGTAAATTCCACCCTACCATCCACTACGCTGAGTACTACCACATTTAGCTTCAAGCCACAAATCGATCAAGCTCAAGCCCAAGCGGCTGCTGCAGCTGGTGAAAACAGTTCCGTCGACAGTTTTACAATGTTGAATAAGACATCCAGCAGTTTCTCGGGTGAAGCTAATAAGAGCAGCGCGGATTCTGAGGTAGAATACGACGCAAGACCTGACTTTAAGCCCATAATCCCATTACCAGACGAAATTGAAGTGCGAACAGGCGAAGAAGATGAAGATGTAATGTTCTGTTGTCGCGCCAAACTTTATAGGTTCGTTGATAAGGATTGGAAGGAACGTGGTATTGGTGATATGAAGATTCTTAAGAGCAAGGAGGGTTCTTCAAGAATTCTTATGCGTCGCGATCAGACGCACAAAATCTGTGCTAATCATAAAATCACCAAAGAATTGATACTAACTACACATACGAGTGAAAAGAATGGGTATATATGGGTTGCTAACGATTTTGCTGACGAAGAATTAAAGATGGAGCGTTTCTTTGCTCGTTTTAAGTTACAAGAATCGGCGCAGCAATTCTACAATGCATTCAAGAAAGCGCAAAAGGAGGCGGAAGAATTGGATCGCAAAAAGGAAGCGACTATTTTGGAAGAAcaaaaagagaaagaaaaaccGGCTACACAGCAGTCACAACCAACGCCGTTTGGATTAACAAAAGGTGTGGTATCAAATTTCACTACTAGTACTCCGGCTGCAAAAACTATCGCTGATAAGTTGCCAGCAGCTACGCAGTCGTCAACGGTTTCAACGACTGCTACCGCAAATGCTTTGATAAGTGGCGGTGTTTCGAAGTCATTGTTTGGAGGATTTGCTTTAAAGTCTGAAAATGTGACCAACGTAGCTGATAGCAGTAAAGGAGAGTTGCCAAAACCTACGTCATCGCCATTCGCTAATTTCAGTTTTGACAAAATTGGCACTGGCACCTCCGCGGCCAGTTTAGCAGCTGCTTCCTCTACAACTACGATCACTACCGCTTCGCCCTTCGCtaacatttttagtaatttggGTAAGCCAGGCACCTCCACTTCATCACCATTCAGTATAGTGAATTTGCCGACCTTCCAGTCGCCTATTACCACCAGTGCCCCTACAACTACACAAACATCAACTACGGCTATAACCACAACATCCTTAAACAAATCTAGTGCTTCCGATGCCGAGGATGAATATGTTCCTACAGCTGCTTTCAATCCAGTGATTCCTTTACCTGATTTGGTGGAAGTATCTACAGGCGAGGAGAACGAGATTGTGCTATTCGAACATCGCGCCAAGCTTTTGCGTTTCGACAAGGAGACGTCCGAGTGGAAAGAGCGCGGTATCGGCAACATTAAATTACTGCAAGATAAGGACGACGTAAACAAGGTGCGCTTGGTAATGCGACGCGAGCAGATCCATAAGCTATGTTGCAATCAGCGCCTATATAAGAATACCGTATTCAAATATGCAAAGAATTCACAAACTGCACTGACATGGGCTGGCCGAGACTTTTCAGAGAATGAACTGGTTACTGAAATGCTAACAGTGCGTTTCAAGTTGTCGGAAACATGCAAACAGTTCCATGAAGCTGTGATCAAAGCGCAAGCAAATATGAGTGATAAGGCTGATGAGGATAATGTAAAGAGCGTCGCAGCTGagaagcagcaaaaacaaaaacagattgAAAAATCTGAGGATAAAGAAAATACCGCTAAAGGTTTTGGAGATGCTTTCAAACCGAAGATTGGTTCATGGAACTGTACCGCTTGTTATATAATGAATACATCTGATAAACAATATTGCATTGCCTGTGAATCGCCAAAGGATGGCACAGTGCCCAAAAAGGAAGCTACAAATGTGTTACTAACAAATCCACCCAAAGCATCATTTGTATTTGGATTTTCACCAGCAGCAACCGGTGGTGCCACTGAGCCTGCACAAGCACCAGAAAGTAGTTTAATTTTTGGGAAACCTGCAGCAACCTCAAGCACCCTTACGATGGCAACAACAACGTTGAATTCCGCTACAAGCTCCACGACGCCCGCCACCTCTACACCATCAAGTACCAAATCTGGTTTTGGTGATCAATTCAAGCCGAAGGTGGGTTCTTGGAATTGCCAGGGTTGCTACCTATCCAATACTGCTGATGCCGTCTACTGCAAGGCCTGTGACGCGCCTAAAGACGACACGGTTCCCAAAAAAGAGTCGAAAAATGATGTGTTGGCGCTCTCAAATCCAACGCAAAAGTTCAGTTTTGGCTTTGGGGCAGTCACTGCTAGTCCAACTACAAGCGCCGCCGGTGCCAATGCTCTAGTTAAACCAGCTTCTACAGGCGGTTTTGCATTTGGTGCGGCGCCACCCGAACCGGGCTTGTCGTTATTCGGAAAAGTGACAAACACAACCAGCGCTGACTTATCCAAGACTTTTGCATTTACACCATccactgctacaataacaacaactggcTCGAATATTCCATTGTTGTCTAAACCCACTTTCTCGTTCTCGATGCAATCAAAAGCTATGGATACTCCCGCAATGCTTGTGCCATCCGGTGCGGGTGGAGAGTCCACGACCACATTTTCATTGGATAAGAAagattttaatttcactttaaaaccGAAAAGTCCCGGAAAATCGGGTAAGAGCCCAATGAGGTTTGGCGGTGGCGGCGGTGATGCGGATGTCGCAGCAGACGACGGTGATGATGGCGACTACCAAGAGGAAGAAAATAACACCTACTTTACACCGGTCATACCATTGCCGGAGAAG ATCGACGTGAAAACTGGCGAAGAAGACGAAGAACTGCTCTATGTACATCGTGCAAAATTGTATAGGTTCGTTGAAGGAGAATGGAAAGAGCGTGGTTTGGGTGATGTGAAGATCTTGcgtcacaaacaaactaaaaaactacGTGTAGTTATGCGCCGAGATCAGGTGTTAAAGATCTGTCTTAATCACGCATTGAACGAAGAAGTCGAATATAAACGTAAGGATGACAAATCTTGGTTGTTTGTCGTGAATGATTTTAGTGAGGGTAGCGTTGAGTTACAGCAATTATCGCTGCGTTTTAAGACAAAGGAAGTTGCACAAGGTTTCATGGATGCTGTAAAGAATGCTATTGATGGTACTGCTGTCGCCATTGACAATGAGGGTAGCATTTTTACCGATACCACAACAAATATTACTGAAAATGTGAAGAGTGAGAAAAAGGTGTTGGAAAATTTACCAATTGCTGGTTTGTCAGATGCGGATAGGGTGACAGCTGATAAATTACAATTGCCCTATGAATTCTTCACAGCACAGCCGACCTGTGCTGGCTGTCGAGGTTGTGATCCAGACAAATTCATCTTCCCCGTAGTGAAAGAGAAGTTTGTGAGTGAAAAAGATAGCGAAATGACATTAAAGCCAATGGAATTACCCACTCTGTCATTGCCAAATCGCTTGATCTTAAAACAAAGTGCTTTGTCGCCTTTGGCACTTACGCCTGCAGCTACAGCCCTCACCACCAGCGCGAGTAATGTTACAGCTACTCCAAAAGCAGGTGAATCGAGTATTTTCTCTGGCTTTGGTGGCGTGAATTCCACGGCATTTGGAATCAGTGGAGAGAAGACTGCGAGCGCTTTTTCCTTCACCGCTGCCATGAATAGTGCAAATAAAGATGATGAAAATAAATTGGGCACGCCAAGTGGAGGATTTTTATTTGGTAATAGTGCTAACACTGGTGGAGGTAGTTCGCTATTTGGTGGTGCAACAG gaCAATCAAAATCAATATTTGGAAACGCTGCTAACTCATTATCCAAACCCGCCGATTCTACTACCGCATCCGAAACCGATAAGCCTAAATCTATTTTTAGTGGTACTGGTGGAACTACTGGAAATTCATCGGTATTTGCTAGCAAACCAGTATTTGGTTCGGGCTCTACTTCAATTTTTGATGGGAAATCTACTCCAAGTAATGAAGTAGCAAAGCCTATTTTCGGTAGCTCAACCAATGCACAGGGAGGCACTTCCATATTTGGTGGATCTACATTCTCAGGTTTCGGAAATACACTTAATGCGCAGAGTTCTATTTTTGGTGTCAGCAACAATACGAACACTTCAAATGCCAAGATAAATAACACGGAAGGATCCTTATTCGGCGGCATTGCCAAAGAGTCAACTGCAGCCGCACCCAGTTTTATTGATATTTCTAACCAATCTGACGTGATTGATTTTGCCACTTTAGCTAGCTTAGCTAAGGCAGACGGGACGGACGAGGCAGATGAAACACCAACAAACAAACTCGCTGAAAATCCAGGTCCCGGTGGTTTCATTGGTCTTACCGACCAGGATGCCTTTTCGAGCTTTGCAAAGCCTGGTGATGCGAAGAACTCGACAAAAAATGCAGACAATGAAAATTATGATCCTCATTACGATCCTATAATTGCATTGCCGGATGAAATTGAAGTGAAGACgggtgaagaagaagaatttaagATATTCTGCGAACGAGCTACTCTTTACCGCTTTGACGCCAATGCGAAGGAGTGGAAGGAGCGCg GCGTTGGAATGCTAAAGATTTTAGAACACAACACCAAACACACATATCGCATGATACTACGGCGCGAGCAAGTATTCAAGTTAGTGTTGAATACCGCCATTGGAccagattttattttaaataatatgaaaaataatccGAAGAGCTTCATTTTTGCATCGCTAAACTATGCGGAATCGGCTGAGGGCATATTGGAAAAATTGGTGGTGCGATTCAAAACTGTCGATTTGGGTAAAGAATTTAAGCAGAAATTTAATGAATGTATCGAAGCAGCAAAGCGGCACATTGAAGGAACAGAAGATTAA
- the LOC128871770 gene encoding 40S ribosomal protein S27 has protein sequence MPLAKDLLHPLPAEEKRKHKLKRLVQHPNSYFMDVKCPGCYRITTVFSHAQGVVVCAGCATILCQPTGGRAKLTEGCSFRRKPQ, from the exons ATGCCG CTAGCCAAAGATTTACTGCACCCTTTGCCCGCTGAAGAGAAGCGTAAGCATAAGCTCAAACGCCTGGTGCAACATCCCAACTCTTACTTCATGGACGTCAAGTGTCCCGGCTGCTACAGAATTACTACAGTTTTCAGTCATGCACAAGGCGTCGTCGTTTGCGCGGGATGTGCAACAATCCTGTGCCAACCCACAGGTGGACGTGCAAAACTGACTGAGG GTTGCTCTTTCAGAAGGAAGCCTCAGTAG